In one Leishmania braziliensis MHOM/BR/75/M2904 complete genome, chromosome 32 genomic region, the following are encoded:
- a CDS encoding putative RNA polymerase-like protein, translating to MFYKIVLQRTVNVKPADLCNTLNRSLLTFLREAVEGKPLPSPDSVASIALDFVTASKSSAVVIAVLDILNAETLQGKVLDDGSVTFRLTYEALVLKLHRGEVLDLLVSDVDETGFWASVYGVNKLFVNRNQMGEDVKTGALEWSFEAETAAWVSNDDRHSIKKDTMVRVRVIAETPQSERGMAVGTIGAPFLGPRIGSY from the coding sequence atgTTCTACAAGATAGTTCTTCAGCGCACGGTAAATGTAAAGCCAGCAGACCTGTGCAACACCCTGAATCGCAGTCTTCTGACCTTCCTGCGGGAGGCGGTCGAGGGAAAACCGCTTCCGTCGCCGGACAGCGTCGCCAGTATCGCGCTCGACTTCGTCACGGCAAGCAAGTCCTCTGCGGTGGTGATTGCCGTGCTCGATATCCTCAATgcggagacgctgcagggcAAGGTGCTGGATGACGGAAGCGTGACGTTCCGGCTTACCTATGAGGCGTTGGTGCTGAAGCTGCACCGAGGGGAGGTGCTCGACCTGCTGGTCAGTGATGTGGACGAGACCGGCTTCTGGGCGAGCGTTTATGGGGTCAATAAGCTTTTCGTGAATCGAAACCAAATGGGCGAAGATGTGAAAACAGGCGCTTTGGAGTGGTCTTTCGAGGCGGAAACGGCCGCGTGGGTCAGCAATGACGATCGCCACTCCATCAAGAAGGATACGATGGTGCGGGTGCGCGTGATTGCCGAAACCCCGCAATCTGAGCGTGGTATGGCGGTAGGCACCATCGGTGCTCCGTTTCTGGGCCCACGTATCGGCAGCTATTAG